Genomic DNA from Canis lupus dingo isolate Sandy chromosome 4, ASM325472v2, whole genome shotgun sequence:
TCACAGTAGCAGGCATAAAAGAGGAATGCTACACAGCCTTCTGGAGCCTTGAATCACAGCTGCAATGAGACTATGaatccctcttcttcctcttgcaTTTTATCAGAACTGACTCCACTCATTCACAGCTCTGCTGAATTAAGAATCAGTCCTAGTCCCAATATTTTATCCCATAGTTACACAGTTTTTTTCTACCAGACAGTACATATTTTGAGAACATGTACTGAAAATCTTatgcagcttttaaaaatcccccAAACCAAATATGGTGCCTAATATAGGGTAGGTATTTGATAGtatcctctctttttatttaatgaatgaaaatacttAGGTCACTAATTAAGTAGCTGATTCATCAAACTTCAAATACAAGCAAAACTATCTTACCCCTTCTGAAGTTTACAATTATGTATTTTCACAGACAAGTCATTTTTGTTTCTGCTATAGTCCACTTCTCCTATAAGGTTGATTCCAAAGATTTTGGTACAtctgatagaaaaatatttaggcaaaaagtttacatattttttcatttgtaatgcATATGCTTTTTTCCATTAACAGCTTGTCTTAATCATCTTTGAATCACTAATGATTCctgtagtttttagtatataacATGCacgtaaatgtttgttgaatgattaagttatttttaaattaccatgAAGTTTGTTAGCAAATTataattaatgaagaaaagatCAAATGCAAAACATTTTAATAGGTTGTCAAATATACAGTTATTAGAATTATCTAAATATCACTTATAAAAATCAGTATATCACATTAGatgattctataaaataaaaacacaaatcacaCATTGACAATAACCCCTGCAGTCCAAGAATACCCCCATCAATACTACAAattacaaacacattttaaaaaagaaagacattatttAGACATTTAAGCCAAAGTAACTTTGACTACACTAAATACATTCATTCATCAAGTACAATAAATTTAGCATAGTCACTAATACAATTTTAGGTGCAATTTCACATGCTTTCATAAATCTTCCAGTACAGCTCCTTATAGTAAAGTGTCTTTGTGCACGccaatttcatttatatgcagGTGCATTACACATCATACTTGAAACTATTTCACTTCATAATTAAACTTGTTAACATGTATTGTAAGTGAACACCAGGCCAAAATTTAACCCCATGATGACAAAGTTTAACAACTAAAAGTTTTCAaagtatttcctaatttatttaatcacatGAATGCTATTTCCTCTTATTAGACACTATCAACATAAGTAACAAGAatttaaacatcaaaaaaaaaatggagactccAACCTTCCTAAAATATTAACAAGCATTTTAAGTAACAATACTTCACTCTGTAAGTcaaaaagtaatttcattttcattgccaaatttaaaatatcaataatttgaAGATGAGACTGAGGCCTAAAGTATTTGTACTACTtgtaaaacacaaattttaaaaatgtgcagtaATTTGCTTGTGAATATGTAATGGAATGTTTTTCACAGTAATGTTCTGTTAAAACACTACTCTCAATGGGCAGCCTAAAAATAAACGTACCTTTACCggcaagaaagtgaaaaattaagGCCTTTTTATCCTATCTATAATTGCTACCTGAACTCAGGAGTCAAATAGAGGTTATAATGctgctaaatattatttttaacctaATATATTGTCAGTTACTTTGTCTCCGCTCATTACCTTATCTCTACACAAATTCAAATGCCAGTTAACTTTATTATtgttaaatgcatatttttctgtatctctatTTTAATTAGGTCCCCAAACCCACCCCATCTAGACAGAATGCAGAAAATGGTTAGGGCTTTGCCTGATTGGTTCACAACTGTATATTCAGGGGCCGAAAATGCTTTATTCGGTAGACATCCACTAagtatttttgaatgaattaagTAAAGCCCGGCCTCCATAGGCAACTCTACTTGTCTTCCCAAAGCACTGATAGACAATTGCTACCTCTTTACATGATTAAATtgacattttttgaagaaactataaaaatattacagGATGTAGTGGAAGGATAACTGAGGCTACAAACATCAAATCAAGATTAAAGGCACTGGATAAGGAAGATTATTACAAAGCATTGTAAACAATTTTAAGAGCAAATCAAGTTTTAAATTAACAAATGCCTAACTGCTAAAAGAGTACTAAAATGAtgacaatgttttaaaaagtggacAAAATTTTTGcaatttcacaaataaaattgtttcattccattttctttcatcctGTATTTTCTACAATATTCCAAATCCTAGAAACAAATGTCTTCAgttgcatgaaaataaaaattacaactgaaatatctctaaaaattaattcctttttcttaagtTATATTAGGAATTTAATATACTGACATTATAGAGATAGTATGAAGAACATCGTCTTGGAAATCATAAAATAGTAGGTTAcactcaaagtaaaaaaaaaaagttcttattcAGTTGAACATAACCTTAAGCCCCAAAATAGGAAATTGTAGTGTAAGAGGCATAGTAAGATCGTTCCAGACACATTAAACAAAGAATAATGAATACTGAGTTGAAAATACCAAGCTCCATGTTAGAGCCATTTTAATATACACATTTTCACAACTGTTTCTTGCAAAActatttagataaaatatttagcacttatcaatttttaatttatttcaacctATGCAACTTCCCACccatattaaaatatcaattagTGTAAATACTTCATTATAAAACTATTatccaatttaaatttttattagagaaaTGTATTATTCACTATCCACAATTTTTCAAAAGTCCTTTTCATGAGTGCATTCCATAAGAAATACACTAAAATCATTATTTATGTTtcctaggggggaaaaaaaactatgataACCCTATTAACTCAAACTATATCCTTATTATGCTTATTTCTTAAACATGTACATGTTTAAATATGCTTGGTAAATAGTGATCATTCTTCCCCACAGTGGTAAATTTCAGCATAATGTTAAATAACTGGGCTAGATAGTAAAATATTCACATGTAGATTACATAAATACTTACTCTGTGACATGTAAGGTTGACTAATAAAGTAACAGAAAATGGGTATCGGATAACAGtgataaaaaaatgtaaacagaattaaatgttaatctcttccctgaaaaacaaaagataaaagcgCTTCTTGTTTTAGTAAAACAAAAGATGATCTACTGTATCAAAAAGGTAAGACTGATTTTTACAAAACTGTATTTCCAaatatggataaagaaaatctggAACAGCTGATTCACACTTTATTGAGCTAAAATGTGCAAAAAGTCTGGTAatacttaaatttattaaattcactGTATATACGCTGATACCATCCCATACAAAAAAAGCCTCTTGTTAAGACTCAAAACTGTTAATTATCTGAGCTTAAGACTTATTGAACTACTGTCcgagtaacaacaacaacaacaaaagtctatactgtaggagaaaaaaagtaaaattaaaaaattttttactatttactaGGACTTGAAATTCATCCTCACAAAAAAAAGCTACAGCCAATACTCATTTAGACAGTAGAGAAAAATATGAAGTCTCTATGAAAAATACTTATACTGACcctaagtaaaaaatttaaaacaaattttgctataacaaaatgtatatgaattttaaagtaattcGGGTTTAATAGACTTACTAAGCATAGAATTCACAGAGCATTTGGTACTTCTGTTTGTGCTTAGGTATTTGCAAAGTACACTTAGAGAGGTTGGGAAAgtgagataaatataaaaaaattgtgATACTTTCCTCCATACCAAAAAAAAGCTGCTTAGAATTAAAACTTGAATTTGTAATTctaggggaaaaagagagggcaAAAGTCCAACAGCCCACAAATCTAAAACATTTTCCAGGAATATGACAAAACTCTTAACTACTTAGCAGGGTTATTAGTGAATCAAAGTGCAAGTAATGCTTTCATAAATATctaacatatttgtaaatttaatttcaaagttttaaatgttttcaaataatagttattttttaaaatggtgatatATGTGAACCacatataatacttaaaaaaatctaatttttccaggaaaaatgGCATCTCCGCCACCTATTACAAAAGTAAATCATAATCTCTCTCTGGAATAggatataaaaacattttgagtaAGAGTGAAATAGAAGCATGGATTTAGATATGCACCAAATTCATAGTGATGCACTAATTTACACATAATATTTTTGGTAACACAATACTGGATGGTGTCCTTCACTACTTATTAGAATTCTGAGAATTCTAACATATATTTATACTAGTGCTGAACCAAATGGggacatgaattttaaaagagaaaattctcaatagctatttaaaggagaaataagacaAAGCTTCAATCATCTATGTTTTGAAGCTGCAGTTAGAGGAAACGATATTTATATGGTTTACAACACCTTTCACAATGTAGTAAATATAtattccaattttaaaagaaaaacattatgtTCCTGGCAAAtaacttctcttttctcctaaCCTTGGCAAGAATAATTATTAATGACTCTAATttcaagatttttgttgttgttgttgaattatCTTTCTTGTGAAGTATAATATATTGAAATAGgcatataaatggaaattaaagagaaaatctgcTTTTGGAATACAATGATTCTGAATTGCTTTATTAAGAAGCACCTTTTGATATGCTGGTCTGaacttttaatataaaacaaacagtACTTAACTGTTCTGAAGTAGAATTTTCTCCAGTTTTAATAACTTCATACATAGTAACACTAAGGACATCAACCTGTGCTCtctagattttttaaagtgttcaaaTAATTTAATGAGTTTAGATATGGCTCATTGTCAAGGTTGGGTGGATAGAGATTTCATGACAAATTGGCTACAGAAAGCTAAATAAACTCTTAATGACTGAATAATGGTTTGCATTTTGCTTGAGCCAAACAGATGTTTAAGCCATGTACCACCACATTCCCTGCTTAACATTCCTaagtttctttattcttcatagttttctaatgaacaaataattaGTTTTCCTGAGTAAGATTATAAAAAAGATAACCCTTCTACCAAAAGTATAAAGACAAAATGTAGACTCACAATACAAATTTTTTACATAGCTTTACAAGTGCAGAGATATCGACTGCTGCTCTTATGATTGCCCCATCCCTTAGAAGACTGCAGCAAAGGATTCAATTGTCTAAAATACTTTGCAGCACAGTAATTAAATGCTTCAGCCCATAAACATATCCCTCATCTATTGTGTTGCTAGGGAACACATGAGCAAAATCTATCATTCGCACTTCTGCTTCTGAAATCTCTTGGCAACCAGTGGGAAGATGATAGAAAACTTTTTCCAGTTGGGAAAGTACATTTCCATTTAAATGTTCCTGTGACATGCTTTTCCACCCATTGTCTTGCTCTATATTTTCAACTTCCAATGAAGTCTGACTGTGATGCTTTTTTGAACACATTTTTCTGTGACGAGCATACATCTTGGACAAGCTTTTGCCTACTGAAGCATCTATTTTCCCATTCTCTGTAGAATTTAACACATGAAAGTTATTATTGTACTCCAGGACATCTGCACCTGACAGTTGCCCTTTGGACAAAAACTTTTCTACCAAAGTTCTGTCATTTGATTTTGTAGTAGTTGGCCGAGATGAACCTTCATAAACAAACAGTAATGAACTTGCATAAAAGTTAAGCTGCTTCTGATTTTCAAACCACTGCAGAATATTCTCAACTTTCTGAATACTGGCAGCAACAGCATCTTTTCTTAAGCAGAATCCATTATGAAAAAACCTGGAAACTcctataaataggaaaatattggATTATAATGAAATTATGAACTCGCTATCACCTGGGAAGTGAATTCATCTTAGATAGAATTCTTCAACTTTTTCCCATCACCCCTTGCAATTAACTGAACAGGTAAAATTCTAGTCAGAGAAACTTGGACCTCAAACTTAATTTCTAGTGTGGAGGACTCTCTTACTAGAAAATGACACTTATGTAAAGTTAAATATGTAAAGTGAAATATActacttagatttaaaaaattattacactAGGATTGGTAGTTTAGTTCTCTATATTCTCTTGAGGAACGTGATAAGATTTGCTTCATTTGCTAGTGTGAGGGATTTTTTAATAAGGTTATTTGTTTGTTAGAATCATACTCAAGAGCTAATCTAAACCTAGGGTCAAATCACAGGCACTTGTAATAGcatcaacagggatccctgggtggctgggcagtttggcacctgcctttggcccagggcgcgatcctggagtcccgggatcgagtcccgcatcgggttcccggcatggagcctgcttctccctctgcctgtgtgtctgcctctctctctctctctctctgtctgtcataaattaattaattaattaattaatcttaaaaaaattaccaacagCCAAAATATCAAATAATGAACTATAATAAATCCTTTTGTTCTTAATAAAGTTGATTAAATCAGTCTTCACAAAAGTTAAGCTCTCTTTGGGGATCAACACTACTCCAGGTTGAATATGTTCTTCAAAATTGAGATTTTTAGATGTTTTAACCTATCAGATTATTAATaatcttttaagattatttatgcttattttattatatttgagaatttatgggtatatataatttgatttctGCCCTTAAATAGTTTGTTCCTCCACTCTGGGACAgaaattacttataaaaatatattcatattagcctgcaaaatattttaataaagagccAATTGAATATTATCCTGCTGTTGGTTAAGCAAACCAAGGCAAATACTGTTAAGATCACACAGtgtatgtttgttttctatatataaaataaaaatttttcttcaaactATTTACACTACACATAAACTCTTTCCCATCTTAGGCAAAGCTAAGAATAAGCGTTTAATAGAATAATATTTCCAGAAACCTATTAAGGtattattgtttttgtaataGCTTGGTTATTTTAGAAGCATGTATGTTAACAGGCTTTATTTAAACTGCTTCtaaagccatttatttattatgtagtTGTAGAAACTTATAATACACAGTTAAACTACACATGGgagatttcaataaaaatacattatatacaataatacacattttaaagttctcttaTGTAACAGTATACAGTTTTAATACACTATGATTTACATATTAGGATTTGAAGACAACTCTAGTTTAGGACTTGGACTGTATTACTGGTTCACTGatgtccattatttttttttttatgtataacaataaataagaaatgaactaaatgtaaaagaaagcatTCATGGATCCATGGTTTTGGTGTATTACAAACCAGGGATTATGATTAATGCGGTTTTATCAATTTAAGGGTTTTTTAGAGTTTACTTATGGATTGAATCACTATAACAAAGAAGAATTAAGATTGAAATTACTTTAGAATCATTTTGAAAACTGTGCAGTAATAGTATGGTTTTTCAATCCTTACCATCCTTTAGAGTTTCTTTTGTTAAACTTCTTCCATAGTGCTGGTTTTGTGTCTCATAGCTATCAGAATGAACATGATAAACCTGTGAGAAAAAGCACTAAATATTAAAAACGAATAGTTCTCGGCTATATGAGATTTATACAGCGATGCAAGGATA
This window encodes:
- the IPMK gene encoding inositol polyphosphate multikinase — translated: MATEPPSPPLRLEAPGPPEIRTPPVSEAPPEGTSKPAGGRLCFLNGCVPLSHQVAGHMYGKDKVGILQHPDGTVLKQLQPPPRGPRELEFYNMVYAADCTDGILLELRKYLPKYYGIWSPPTAPNDLYLKLEDVTHKFNKPCIMDVKIGRKSYDPFASSEKIKQQVSKYPLMEEIGFLVLGMRVYHVHSDSYETQNQHYGRSLTKETLKDGVSRFFHNGFCLRKDAVAASIQKVENILQWFENQKQLNFYASSLLFVYEGSSRPTTTKSNDRTLVEKFLSKGQLSGADVLEYNNNFHVLNSTENGKIDASVGKSLSKMYARHRKMCSKKHHSQTSLEVENIEQDNGWKSMSQEHLNGNVLSQLEKVFYHLPTGCQEISEAEVRMIDFAHVFPSNTIDEGYVYGLKHLITVLQSILDN